The Ectothiorhodospiraceae bacterium BW-2 nucleotide sequence AGTCGCTAAAACAGTTAGAGCAGCAGTTAGGTTCGGCGGTGCTGCGCATCCACCGTAATGCGCTGATAGTCGCCCGCTCACTCGCGGCGATTGAGACTCTCGATGAGGGGACTCATCGGGTACGACTGCACCACTTTCCACTCGATGAGTCGCAGCTCCCCCTCATTAGTCGTCGCCATTTAAGTCGCGTCAGGGCGCAGGTAGCCCAGTTAGCACTCTGAATATCAAAGAGGGCATCCGGGGGGCCTTGTTCATCGTTTCGCCATTTTTTACCCCCACCCCAACCCTCCCCCGCTGGGGGAGGGGAGCTAATAACCTCCCCTCACGAACATCAACCGTAAAGGCCGGAGCCTGAAACGAGGCCTCCAGCAGAGACGGCAGCGGAAGACCCCCTGCCAGCTTTATCAATCCCATATACTTGCTCTATGTTGTGGGTATCGTAAAATGATTTCCAGTCATATTTTCCTATATTACGCTCAAAATCATTCCACAAGTTTTGATCGACTGAATCAAGATTCAAATACTGCTCAAGCTCCTCTAAAGTTTCTTTAGCAAACTCATAAAACTGCGCAAATCCAGTCGGCAACCCATGCCATAAATCAAAGCCATTTCCTATGATATATAATGTGCTCATTACTAATCTAGGCGAGCAGCTTCAGCAGCAATATGCCCGGCCAAGGAAGTAACAAAGGTCTTTATTCCAGTCATTTTTGACATTTCAGAAAAATCGCCAGTTTTGGCCGCTCCCCTTGGTGAAGCAAGAATTGATGCCGTGGTATAAAGCTGTTCTTTTGTTAGCTTTTGACACAATAGATCATATCTTTCAAGATAAGATGCCCCCTTAAACTCTTCGAAGACTTCAAAATGTGGTGAGCTATCTCGAACAGGCCCTGAGTGTCAAGATACCCTGAGACCACCCCTGATGAGAAATGAATGTAGAATCAGGGGGGGCAACAGAGGAGATACACGATGCCCAAAGATACTACCGTTTTACCCTCCAACGAGGTTACCGACCCCGATGAAGAGAAGCGCTCCTACCGCAAATTTAGTGAGGAAGAGAAGCTTCGGATCCTAGCAGAAGCAGAGCAGTGCAAGGAGCCGGGTCAGCTAGGCGAGCTGCTGCGCAAAGAGCAGATCTACAGCTCCCATCTGACCAAATGGCGCCGACAACTGCAAGCACAGGGGCAGGCTGGCCTGAAAGGGAAACAGAGTGGTCGCAAACCGAGCCTAGACAAGCGAGATAAGGAGATAGAGCGTTTAAAGAAGGAAATTCAGCGTCTTAGCCAACGGTTACAGCAGACCGAAGGGGTGATTGCGCTCCAAAAAAAAGCCTTCAGCTTATTGGAGCAGATGAACACAGAGATAAGCTTATGAGATTAGTTGAAAAAGAGTGCCCCAGTTCGGTGAGCATAAGAGCCGCTTGCGATAGCCTAGCGCTCTCGCGTGCAGGCTACTACCGCCGACAGGCTCCGGTTGTCTCCCCCCGAGCGAGCCTTCCAAGACCCGTCGCAGCCAATGCGCTGAGTGAGGCAGAGAGGCAAGCCGTTCTGGGGCTTTTGAACAGCGAACGATTCTATGACCAACCTCCGGCAGAGATCTATGCTAGCCTGCTGGATGAAGGGAAATATTACTGTTCAATCAGTACGATGTATCGGATCCTTCGTGCTAATCAACAGACGGGAGAGCGGCGAGCTCAAAAACCGGCCAAATCACACGCTATCCCCCGATTACGGGCGACCCGCCCGAATGATGTTTGGACATGGGATATCACTAAGCTTCCCACCACAGAGCAGGGTAACTTCTTGAATCTCTATGTGGTGATGGATCTCTACAGCCGTTTTATTGTGGCTTGGATGGTCTCAAGGAAGGAGAATAGTGAGCTCTCCAAGCTGTTAATCAGTGACGCAGCGGCTCGCTATCGGGTCGCGCTCAGTGGCTTAACACTGCATCAGGATAGAGGTGTGCCGATGACCGCCAGAGGCTATCTCGACTTGATGGCCGAACTGGGGATCACCTGCTCCCACAGCCGTCCACGAGTCAGTAACGACAATCCGTTTAGCGAGAGTCAATTTAAAACACTCAAGCAACAACCCGATTATCCTCAACGATTGACAGGAGTTGACCATGCCAGAATATGGTTTAGTGACTATGTTGACTGGTACTGTTTCCACCACCACCATCGAGGGATTGCGTGGTTCACTCCAGAGCAGGTATTTACCGGTCGTTACAAGGAGGTTAGCGAGCAGCGTGAACAGGCGCTGAAGCAGGCCTATCAGCAGCATCCGAAACGCTTTATTCATGGTGAGCCCAAGGTTAAGCAACCCCCTACTGAGGTATGGATTAACCCCGCTCTACCGGAGGAGGGGGTGGGGTCGCTGGAGGTCAACTATCCAACCCTGAATAGAGCGAAGGAGAGATGAGTGACGGTGCCGCTAGTGGGTCTATCGTCGATGGCTTTAGCCGGTTGTGGTGGCTGAATGACAGAGCGTTATCCATAGCCCGCCCCCCGGAGACCCCCTTATTATCGTAGGGGGGCGGGCTGTGGGTAACGCGGTGCAGGAGGGAGGTTCCTAGATTAGGGGTTGCAGTTCGCCTTGCAGCTCCCCCTTGCTGAAGGGCTTGGCTCTTGCGGCAAAGGGCCATGAGGGTCATGTTCGCTCCTTGTTGCGTCATGACTCAACATAGGCGAAATTTACCGGTGAGGGCAGTGGCAATCACCGGCTAGATTTAGAGCTTTATTTTTTTAACAACTGGTCTCAAATTGCTTGACAGCTTCCGCAGGCGCCCTAGACTTATCTGCATCTTCAACCAGCATTAGCCAGCCAACAAAAGGTCGAGGCTGATTACCAAAAGCACCTTCTCTATAAGCTGTCCATAAATCGTGTGCCGTTCCAATGGCCTCTTCAGTTCGGTTATTGAAATTGTTGCCAAATGAAGGACCAACCTGGCTTTTTAATTCGATTGCAGCAATCAACTCTCCTTTATAAATCACCAGAAGATCCCATAACTTGGTGGGACGGAAAAAACCGGGGAGAGTCAAGACTGCATGTTTTTGGTGAATATCAGCATTTTCAAGGCCATTGGCACGGATGATATCAATGATCAAATCGATAAATCCATCCATATTTTTACCAGCCGTAACGCCTGCGCGTTCTCCCTGGTCTAATTTTCCAGATTCTTTCTGTTTTTGTTTTGCCGCGTTTCGATTGCCCCAGAAACCTTTGATTGCTTCACGAGTTTTTGATTCATATTCAACGAGATCAATAGCCATTTTTATTCTCTGTTTCCGCCTAGAGCGGATCGTTCATCTTTGTTTAGATTATATAGTTTAAAAACAATACTGTTGCAGGCATCGATATCCCGAGAGCAAGCGGCGTTAATCAAGTCTTTCCTGATCCCCTCAGATACATCCTGCCAATAAGGAAGGCAGATACGTCGTAAGTATTGAGCTTGAAAGCGCAAATAACCGCCACGCATTTTTGTTGAGTAGGTTGCCACGAAAAGCTTAGACATACTCGAAAGCAATACGGCCTGTAGAGCCCGTAAATCCCAGTTTTCAGAAATAATGTAGTATAGATTGTGGTGGGGATATAGTTGACCGGGTTCGAAAACGATATGAGCTTCGCCCTTAATGTCAGGTATCAAGAGTTTCGGTTTTATAGTTAGCTCAGGCCATATTCTATCGATAGTCCGATACCAGTTTGAAGGCGACTTCTTAGCGCAATGGCGTTTCTTGATGACCTCTTTGCGTTCATCAAGATAACGGGCTAGTTTTGGATAATTCCGCAAATCAACGAGACCGCCATCGTCGGCAAAGGGATTTATAACACCTTGACCCTGCCAGATAACTTCACCTGATTTAATATCACGAGTTGCGACTAATGGCAGTTTTCTATCTGTCTCAACATCAAGGGATTTGAAGTCACCAATAAATGCCTTGTCGGCTCCGGTAGCTACGCCAATGCCGACATTACAACCTGTTTGTTCAAGAGTTGGAAACTGGTTCTCTATTCGCCGAATCAATGACATTTGATCTGATGATTCTAAAAGCCAAGGATCAGAACCACTTAAAATGCCCGCCATTTCTCTTACAACTGATGATTTTGGCAAAACCTCAGAATTTATATCCACGGAAATGGATGAAAGAATTTTCTTATCAATTTTGGGTCGATGGGCAATACGGGTTATGCTGGTTTTTGATTTAGTAAGAACAGTAATCGCGGGATAGGCACTGACCTCGGCATGAAAAGCGTCAGTATCAACCATGTCAACATATGCCTTTAAATAAAAATTCTTTGATATATAGCATCGTAACGGCCCTCCGTATCGATTTTTCATCCAGCGGTCTGCGCATATAAATCCAAGCGCGCCGTTTTTTGTCAAAAGAGATAATGAATGTTCAATAAAAGGGATATACAAATCAGCTCTGTCATACATGGTCTTGTAGCGACAGCGATATTCATTTAGCAACGGGGTAGGAATCAATTCTTGTCGGACATATGGTGGATTACCAACAATAAAGTCAAAGCACATGTCTTTCTTTTCAAGCAAAAAATCGCCTTGACTCAACCATTGGTCAGCAAGTTCGGAAGAAGTCGATAAGGATATACCTTCTTTTGTTAGCCGATTAACTACAGCGTTGCGTGTCGATAAAAAAGTTTTTCGATGCAGTTCAACTCCTCGAATGGCTCTTCCTAATTCTGTCTTTGCATTCGAGGTATTTCCTTCGTTCTTGCGCCATGCAGCAAGCAACCTTTCAATTGCGGGAAGAAGAAAATCGCCCTCTCCAAAAGATGGCTCCAGAATGCTACTAAGATGCAAAGGGCTGCTTTCAACATAGCCGACTAAATCAAGAATGAATTCAACAACCTCAATCCGCGTAAAAATTGCACCGCGTACATCATTCTCGCCATGGGAGGCTAATTCTTCTATTGCATCTGTAACATTTCTTGACCTTGGAATGGTCGAAACGTCGAACAGATCAAATAATGTTGGTTGTATCAGGCTTGGCATATGATCCCCTTTATTCTATCCATTTTTTACCGAAGCCTTTAGGGGCATTTCTCGAAGAATTTTCATCCACTCATCAATTTCATCCCGGTCAAACCGCCACTGGTTTCCAATTTTTGACGCCGGAATTTCACCTTTCTGTGTCATGGCATAGAGTTTAGTCCGGCTCATCTTAAGGTATGCCGCCAGCTCTTCCACGGTCAGCCATTTGTCGTTTTCTGTCATATAAGCCAAAACTCCTTGATAGTCAGAGTTAATATTTGATATTAAAAGATAATAGATGATAACGCAAAAATCAAGGTAATTCCCGGAAATCGGCATGGAAACATCCATTTGCCAGATTCCCACCTAAAAAAAGCAGACGCCTTTCCAACACATTTCAAAGCCTTCCGGTAAGTAATCGCTGAAACCTCCCGCTCGCCCGATGCGATCGGGGCAAATAACAGTGATTGAACCGGAAAATTTGATGGAAATGTTTGCCACTGACCTAGAAAGGCTGGCATTTCTCTTAGAGGCAGATGCGGCTTTCGCTATCGATCCCGATCAACTCGGAGCCGATGCAGCCAAACAGGAAGCTCCCTCTGACTCGAACCAATGCAAAACCCGCTTTTTTCAAAGCGAGCAATAGGTCTTTACCCGTTAAACTCGGAAGAGATGTCATGCCGCAACGGAAATCCTTTGAACGCCAACAAAATCAAGTGATTCATGTGTTCCCCCCTGAACTTCCAAACAAAGCTCAATGGCTTCACGAATCCGTTCCATCAGCATATCCAGAGTGCAGCGCCTTGTTAGCTGCTTTTTCTTTTTTCATTGCTTCTATTATTGATTCAGCGATCACCTTTCCGAAAACGGGTGGCACTGCATTCCCAATTTGTAAGTTTTTAGATGTTTTGCTCCCGTAAAAAAGATAGCTGTCTGGAAATCCTTGCAATCTAGCGCCCTCTCTCGTACTCAAGGCGCGATTTTGATATGGGTGCACACACCTTGATGATGATGGCGTTCCAAAGTTCCTTGTTATTGTCGGAGCAG carries:
- a CDS encoding IS3 family transposase, whose amino-acid sequence is MRLVEKECPSSVSIRAACDSLALSRAGYYRRQAPVVSPRASLPRPVAANALSEAERQAVLGLLNSERFYDQPPAEIYASLLDEGKYYCSISTMYRILRANQQTGERRAQKPAKSHAIPRLRATRPNDVWTWDITKLPTTEQGNFLNLYVVMDLYSRFIVAWMVSRKENSELSKLLISDAAARYRVALSGLTLHQDRGVPMTARGYLDLMAELGITCSHSRPRVSNDNPFSESQFKTLKQQPDYPQRLTGVDHARIWFSDYVDWYCFHHHHRGIAWFTPEQVFTGRYKEVSEQREQALKQAYQQHPKRFIHGEPKVKQPPTEVWINPALPEEGVGSLEVNYPTLNRAKER
- a CDS encoding modification methylase PaeR7I — encoded protein: MPSLIQPTLFDLFDVSTIPRSRNVTDAIEELASHGENDVRGAIFTRIEVVEFILDLVGYVESSPLHLSSILEPSFGEGDFLLPAIERLLAAWRKNEGNTSNAKTELGRAIRGVELHRKTFLSTRNAVVNRLTKEGISLSTSSELADQWLSQGDFLLEKKDMCFDFIVGNPPYVRQELIPTPLLNEYRCRYKTMYDRADLYIPFIEHSLSLLTKNGALGFICADRWMKNRYGGPLRCYISKNFYLKAYVDMVDTDAFHAEVSAYPAITVLTKSKTSITRIAHRPKIDKKILSSISVDINSEVLPKSSVVREMAGILSGSDPWLLESSDQMSLIRRIENQFPTLEQTGCNVGIGVATGADKAFIGDFKSLDVETDRKLPLVATRDIKSGEVIWQGQGVINPFADDGGLVDLRNYPKLARYLDERKEVIKKRHCAKKSPSNWYRTIDRIWPELTIKPKLLIPDIKGEAHIVFEPGQLYPHHNLYYIISENWDLRALQAVLLSSMSKLFVATYSTKMRGGYLRFQAQYLRRICLPYWQDVSEGIRKDLINAACSRDIDACNSIVFKLYNLNKDERSALGGNRE
- a CDS encoding DNA-binding protein, which translates into the protein MTENDKWLTVEELAAYLKMSRTKLYAMTQKGEIPASKIGNQWRFDRDEIDEWMKILREMPLKASVKNG